A DNA window from Helianthus annuus cultivar XRQ/B chromosome 15, HanXRQr2.0-SUNRISE, whole genome shotgun sequence contains the following coding sequences:
- the LOC110912713 gene encoding lateral signaling target protein 2 homolog, translated as MSWLARSLANSLQLDDQHHNNNNHPTTSTTTTTTTKQQFNQTNQQSNSQTLTSGVQEDLSEFTESLSRQIWGVASFLAPPPPPPPPPPLRHRTPTESDRNHGNSGIGDADDDDVSDLISPIDGSDLLRFEDGDGDRDVKDLECVGVTDEVLVFATNVAHHPETWLDFPLSEEEDSDDFEMSDTQWNHATLVEHLVPRLAALRIELCPIHMSESYFWKVYFVLLHPRLSKHDADLLSTPQIVAARAMWMKELQKQSKPGPESFDSHTLDHHEDFNTTSSDSPIANASERTTHAFEPATYNTVSEEQPDLTKEDGSTSTKDASDQRVVSSFTMPPIEDFDDDEDDWIHENSELDGYDGPDVPIGAEEDISFSDLEDDDCMKFHNHLK; from the exons ATGTCATGGTTGGCTCGATCACTCGCCAACTCTCTCCAACTCGACGATCaacaccacaacaacaacaatcatcccACCacctcaaccaccaccaccaccaccaccaaacaacaattcaaccaaaccaatcaACAATCAAACTCTCAAACCCTAACATCAGGAGTTCAAGAAGACCTTTCTGAGTTTACCGAATCCCTCTCCCGCCAAATCTGGGGCGTCGCCTCCTTCCTCgcccctccaccaccaccaccgcctccGCCACCACTACGCCACCGTACTCCCACTGAATCGGATCGGAATCACGGAAATTCCGGCATCGGAGATGCGGATGATGATGATGTATCGGATCTGATATCTCCAATTGACGGTTCAGATTTGTTGAGATTTGAGGATGGAGATGGAGATCGAGATGTGAAGGATTTGGAATGTGTTGGTGTGACGGATGAAGTGTTGGTGTTTGCGACGAATGTAGCGCATCATCCGGAAACGTGGCTGGATTTTCCGTTATCGGAAGAAGAAGATAGTGATG ATTTTGAAATGTCTGATACTCAATGGAACCATGCAACTTTGGTGGAACATCTTGTACCCAGATTAGCTGCTCTCAGAATTGAACTTTGTCCGATTCACATGAGCGAAAGTTACTTTTGGAAGGTCTACTTTGTTCTACTGCACCCAAGGCTCAGTAAACATGATGCTGATCTTCTATCAACACCCCAA ATAGTTGCAGCGCGCGCAATGTGGATGAAGGAGTTACAAAAGCAAAGCAAACCCGGACCAGAATCTTTTGATTCACACACGTTAGATCATCATGAAGATTTCAACACCACTTCATCCGATTCTCCTATTGCAAACGCGTCAGAGAGAACCACTCATGCTTTTGAACCTGCAACTTATAACACAGTTTCAGAAGAACAACCAGATTTGACCAAAGAAGATGGGTCAACATCAACAAAGGATGCATCAGATCAGAGGGTAGTTTCGTCTTTTACAATGCCTCCTATTGAGGATTTCGATGACGATGAGGACGATTGGATCCATGAGAATTCGGAGCTAGATGGATACGATGGGCCCGATGTTCCTATTGGAGCTGAAGAAGACATCTCGTTTAGTGATCTTGAGGATGATGATTGTATGAAGTTCCATAATCATCTAAAATAG